DNA from Halorarum salinum:
GCCGGCGTCACCCTCGGGCTCGGCGTCTTCGGGGATGTTCTGCATCGCCACCGACAGGTCCGTCTTGACGTCGCCCGTAACGCCGTAGTTGTCCTTCGTTTCGATCGTGACCTTCAGGCGAAGGGATACATCGTCGACGACGTTCTTCTCACCGTCTTCGGTCTCCTCGAACAGGCTGGCATCGAGCCCGTCGTGTGAGAGCAGGTCGGCCTCGAGGCGGCCCACCTTGAGACCGCTCTGACTCTGCCCGCCGATGGTTTCATCGGAGAAGGTTGCGTCGTCGCCGCCCAGCGTCTGCCAATCGTATCCCGACGCCTGGACGTCGCCGTCGGGTTCGTACTTCGCCTGAAGTTCGACCGTCGACTTCGTAGCTGGCGATTCGAGGCCCCGGTACCCGTACTGGACGTCCTTGGCCCAGACGTCGATCCGCTCGAGCGTCCCGTCGTCGCTTTTGCCGGTGATGTCGGTCGCCGAAACCGTGTAGTCCTCGATCTCGGCGGCAGCCCCGCCGCTGAAGAGGGCCACACCGCCGAGTCCTGCCGCAACAATACCTCCACTAACTTTCAGTAAGCGCCTTCGTTCCATGGTTGTCTGACTCAATCGAACCCCACTACAGGAGCCGCACGCTCGAGTCGGGGCGTGCGAATGCCCGGTCGTCGTCGCGAACGACGTGCGAGCAGGCACGGTGCCACTCGAACCGGGTGACGCTGGACGCTACGCTCGCGCGTTCGTTTCTCGGAGCAAATCACGCCGGCTGGTGTCCGCCGCCGGTTATCCACCTCCTGCTGGATTCGCCGTCGACGTGACTCGCTGCGTTTGCCGCACCCTGAACCTGCCAGGATCCGTTGTGACGGGCGCGTCGGCTCCGATCTGGTATACAACCGATTGGCAAATGAACTCATATCTTATTGGTTTCTACATCAACCAGTAGCTATCTGGACAGTATTGTTACAGGCCGCCTATACCGCCGACGGCGTGTTCAGGCCGGCCAGATCCGGAGCCATATTTGACTCCTGTGTCCGAAAGAGCAGTTTTCTCGAGTGGCTGGCTCCCGAGCACCCGTGCATGAAGAAGCCTCGAAAATCGGCCCGGAGGTCGCGTCGGGACAACTGCCCGGGGCCGTCCTCCGTGACGTCATCGACGCGCTGGCAACTCCCTCGCCACGATTTCCAAACCTCAGCGCGCCCGTACGGGTGCGCCACGCCGAGGAGCGCTGACCGTAACGCCGTCCCTGGATTTCCTTTCACGCTGCGGCGGTGTTGACAGATGGCTAAGGATTAAGGTCCAACGACATGTAATTCAGATTGATGGTAGATTCTACAGGAACCACCGGGGCCTTGCAGGGGAGCGAGGGGGACGACGACCTGGACTGGGCGGTCGTCAACTCGCTGATCCAGGCACAGGACTTCACGTCCCGGGCCCTCCAGTCGTACCTCCTACGGACCCGGTATCGGGAGGACGCGTCGCCGGAGAGCGCGACCCGACACATCGAGGAGGCGATCGACCGGCACCGTCGGATCATCGAGGACCTGACGCTCGCCCGCGAGAGCATCGAGACGCTGACCGAAGAGGCGGACTGATCGAGGGGACGCCGACGGGGGGACGCGGTCGGTTTCCGTCCCGCCGGAACCCCCAACCGAGCGTGACCGGATTGCAATATTTGTTTCATCGTATCAACGTTGATTTCGCAAACGGGAGTATTTTAGTCGGGACGCCTCCTTGGCCCGGTAATGAGGCTCACGTCCCCGACGGATTTCGAGATCCTGGAGGCGCTCTCCGACGGGAAGCGCAACAATGCGGCGAACCTCTCGTACGTGCTCGACAAGAACCGGTCGTACATCAACACGCGGCTGCCGGTGCTGGCGGACTACGGCCTCGTCGAGCGCGTCGGTCCGGCGCCCAACAGCGGGCTCTACGAGATCACCGAGCGCGGGCTGGCGGCACACGAACTGCGGGACCGATACGGCGAGGATAACTTCGAGGACCTGCTGGCCGAGCAGGTCGCCGACTGAGCCGTCGGTCGACCGCTCCGCGCCGCGTTCGCCGCCGGCGCGTGCCCTCCCACCCGCCACCCGGCCGGCCGCCCGATCTCCTCCGCAGGCGTCCGATCTTCTCCGCCGGCGTCCGATCTCCTCCGTGGGC
Protein-coding regions in this window:
- a CDS encoding helix-turn-helix domain-containing protein; this translates as MRLTSPTDFEILEALSDGKRNNAANLSYVLDKNRSYINTRLPVLADYGLVERVGPAPNSGLYEITERGLAAHELRDRYGEDNFEDLLAEQVAD